A section of the Nitrospirota bacterium genome encodes:
- a CDS encoding DUF2283 domain-containing protein — translation MKIKYSKEADILLIELRDGTPVDSIDIKEGIILHLDGEGVPLEIEILDASKLATLKEISVMTPMGT, via the coding sequence ATGAAGATAAAATATTCAAAGGAGGCTGACATCCTCTTAATAGAACTTAGAGATGGAACCCCTGTTGATTCAATAGATATAAAGGAGGGAATCATCCTTCATCTTGATGGTGAAGGAGTGCCGCTTGAGATTGAGATACTGGATGCATCCAAGCTTGCCACGCTCAAAGAAATTAGTGTGATGACTCCAATGGGGACATAA